In Trifolium pratense cultivar HEN17-A07 linkage group LG7, ARS_RC_1.1, whole genome shotgun sequence, a genomic segment contains:
- the LOC123893914 gene encoding uncharacterized protein LOC123893914 isoform X2 yields the protein MAAFIAPSNLQISPHFLASPQFSRTFPPPSSRKPFRPRSALKEWRDYEEAVKRKDLAGALSFLKSLETEQRVTVEPFGEGTTSPVAELTRSRFRELELFGPQRDWEVLDTCMNADNMKLVANAYKFLKDRGFLPNFGKCRNIEGWCLFSLVWSGFSLWRWLFFMWPFSVLEGTRNVTPDVLSSSTGLEVTKLAPKKWGLSDGSSTALVAFLGGVSFLISQGIDLRPNLAVILGLAFADSIFLGGTCLAQISSYWPPYRRRILIHEAGHLLIAYLMGCPIRGVILDPIVAMQMGIQGQAGTQFWDEKVASDLAEGRLDGSAFDRKTN from the exons ATGGCTGCATTCATCGCTCCCTCGAACCTCCAAATTTCCCCTCATTTTCTCGCCTCCCCTCAATTTTCCCGCACTTTCCCTCCTCCGTCGTCTCGGAAACCTTTCCGACCACGCAGTGCTTTAAAAGAATGGCGCGATTACGAAGAAGCAGTGAAACGGAAGGACCTCGCTGGAGCTCTCAGTTTCCTGAAATCCCTTGAAACCGAACAACGCGTAACGGTGGAACCGTTCGGCGAGGGAACTACTTCTCCGGTAGCTGAGTTGACTCGGTCTCGGTTCCGCGAGTTGGAGCTGTTCGGACCGCAGAGGGATTGGGAAGTTCTTGACACGTGCATGAATGCTGATAACATGAAACTTGTTGCAAACGCTTACAAGTTTCTCAAGGATAGGGGTTTCTTGCCAAATTTTGGTAAATGCAGGAATATTG AAGGGTGGTGCTTGTTTAGCCTGGTCTGGTCTGGCTTTTCCCTTTGGCGTTGGCTGTTTTTCATGTGGCCTTTTTCTG TTTTGGAGGGTACAAGGAATGTAACACCGGATGTCCTGAGCTCCTCAACTGGTTTGGAAG TGACTAAACTTGCTCCAAAGAAATGGGGTCTCTCAGATGGTTCAAGCACTGCTTTGGTTGCTTTCTTGGGCGGTGTCTCCTTTCTTATTTCACAAGGAATAGACCTCAGGCCCAACCTTGCAGTGATATTAGGTCTAGCCTTTGCAGATTCGATATTCCTGGGAGGTACCTGCTTAGCTCAAATATCAAGTTACTGGCCACCATATAGGCGTCGAATCCTCATTCATGAAGCAGGACATCTCCTAATAG CTTACCTGATGGGTTGCCCAATTCGGGGGGTGATTTTAGACCCAATAGTTGCAATGCAAATGGGTATCCAAGGACAG